One Sediminibacillus dalangtanensis genomic region harbors:
- a CDS encoding efflux RND transporter permease subunit, producing the protein MKLVDTSVKRPVGVVMIVLAILALGFVSLRSLAIDLFPKIDLPIAVVATNYPDAAPEEVEKQVSQPLEASLSSIEGVESVQSQSQAGSSLVIIMFSTGTNLDNALLEVREQVDSAKGMLPDSADDPSVLRFNPDQMPIMWVGLTGENLSQLQNVAEDQVVPYFERQEGVASVTVEGGQTREIQLELDQGKMAQYGLSTQDISQALGGVNQSGSAGTVQKGDQDLQVRVNGDFDSVDDIRETIIQSQSGTQVHIEDIAEVKDTFEESNGTTMVNGKQAAVLSVMKKTDGNTVDVSDNVTAAVDDLKEELPEGVSLDVVIDTSTFIKSSISSVVQNMIIGGIFSVLVLLLFLKSIRATIVIGLSIPIAIISTFTLLYFTGETLNVLTMGGLALGIGMMVDSSIVILENIVSYRQRGFTMVEAAKKGASELAPAVIASTTTTLVVFLPIVFVEGIASSLFTPFALTVSFALIASLVVSITLIPMLSSKLLSKAMQDHGRRYWFDRFLDKVNNGYKGVLRKVLKFRKTTVFVTFLCIVGSLALIPFIGAEFMPASDEGQIEIALETPTGTSTEETEEIAAEVSERLQDYQDILDTSYLSIGGGNQMMGGAGGGNQASYTLQLVSSEDRSQTTDEVIADMQQDMEDIVGADISVNSLGGSGMSTGSPIQIQLTGPEHEVLRELADQVVSEIGEVDGVQNPTSSISDTQPELNVTVDREAAAQQGLTHQQIMSQIQMAFSGQVVMNYREDGDDMNVRLTFPEDQRSTIADLENLNIQSPQGSMIPLDSVADFEQIQSPATLSRENQQPQVNVSSDISGRDLASISGDVQTKLEQLNFPDEYSYSMGGEVEDMAEAFSDLAIALVFSIFLVYAVMAVQFENFLTPLVIMFSLPATVVGILLGLFLTGKPLSITAFIGIIMLAGIVVNNAIVLVDYINILRGRGMSRFDAILEAGASRMRPILMTTLTTILGMVPLALGLGEGAESQQPLAITIIFGLGISSIFTLLLIPVVYTYFDGLSGRIVRLFRRDKKREQKA; encoded by the coding sequence GTGAAGTTAGTAGATACTTCCGTCAAGCGTCCGGTTGGCGTGGTCATGATCGTCCTGGCCATCCTGGCGCTGGGCTTTGTTTCATTACGCAGTTTAGCGATCGATTTGTTTCCGAAAATTGACTTGCCGATTGCCGTCGTAGCGACCAATTATCCGGATGCTGCTCCGGAAGAAGTCGAAAAGCAAGTCAGTCAGCCGCTCGAAGCATCACTCAGTTCGATAGAAGGGGTGGAATCGGTTCAATCCCAATCCCAAGCGGGTTCCTCTCTCGTTATCATTATGTTCTCGACCGGCACCAATCTGGACAATGCCCTGCTCGAGGTGCGCGAACAGGTCGATTCAGCCAAAGGGATGCTGCCGGACAGTGCCGACGATCCGTCCGTCCTCCGCTTTAATCCGGATCAAATGCCGATTATGTGGGTCGGACTGACAGGCGAAAATCTGTCCCAGTTGCAAAATGTTGCGGAAGATCAAGTCGTCCCCTATTTTGAACGGCAGGAAGGCGTTGCCTCCGTTACCGTCGAAGGCGGACAGACGAGAGAAATTCAGCTCGAACTGGATCAAGGGAAAATGGCCCAATATGGCTTGAGCACCCAGGACATCTCGCAGGCCCTCGGAGGGGTGAACCAATCCGGATCAGCGGGAACCGTGCAAAAAGGCGATCAGGACCTGCAAGTCCGGGTAAATGGCGACTTTGACTCGGTCGATGATATCCGCGAGACGATCATCCAATCGCAGTCCGGAACCCAAGTACACATAGAAGACATTGCCGAAGTAAAAGATACATTTGAAGAGTCGAACGGAACAACCATGGTCAACGGGAAGCAGGCAGCTGTGCTTTCCGTCATGAAAAAGACCGATGGCAACACCGTCGACGTCTCCGACAATGTCACGGCGGCTGTCGATGACCTGAAAGAAGAACTGCCGGAAGGCGTCTCGCTCGATGTCGTGATCGATACCTCGACATTCATCAAATCATCGATCAGTTCCGTGGTACAAAATATGATTATCGGTGGAATCTTTTCCGTTCTTGTCCTGTTGCTGTTCTTGAAGAGCATCCGGGCAACCATCGTCATCGGATTGTCTATTCCGATCGCGATTATTTCCACCTTCACGCTGCTTTACTTTACTGGCGAAACGCTGAATGTCCTGACCATGGGCGGACTGGCGCTTGGTATCGGAATGATGGTCGATAGTTCGATCGTCATATTGGAAAATATCGTTTCCTATCGCCAGCGCGGTTTTACGATGGTGGAAGCTGCCAAGAAGGGTGCCTCGGAACTGGCGCCTGCCGTGATCGCATCGACGACGACAACATTGGTCGTATTTTTGCCGATTGTCTTTGTCGAAGGCATTGCCTCCAGCCTGTTTACGCCGTTCGCGTTGACTGTTTCGTTTGCGTTGATTGCATCGCTGGTTGTATCGATCACATTGATTCCGATGCTGTCATCCAAGCTGCTGAGCAAAGCCATGCAAGATCATGGCCGGCGTTACTGGTTCGATCGGTTCCTGGATAAAGTCAATAATGGCTACAAAGGCGTGCTTCGCAAAGTTTTGAAATTCCGCAAAACGACTGTGTTTGTGACCTTCTTGTGCATCGTCGGAAGTCTGGCCTTGATTCCGTTCATTGGAGCTGAATTCATGCCTGCATCTGACGAAGGACAGATCGAGATTGCACTGGAAACACCGACCGGTACTTCGACAGAAGAAACCGAAGAGATTGCAGCCGAGGTCAGTGAGCGGCTGCAGGATTATCAGGACATCCTCGATACGAGTTACTTGAGTATCGGAGGAGGCAACCAGATGATGGGCGGTGCAGGAGGAGGAAACCAAGCCTCTTATACTTTGCAGCTGGTTTCTTCCGAAGACCGCAGCCAAACGACCGATGAAGTGATCGCGGATATGCAGCAGGACATGGAAGATATCGTCGGTGCCGATATATCCGTTAATTCACTCGGCGGTTCGGGGATGAGCACCGGTTCCCCAATTCAAATTCAACTGACCGGTCCGGAACACGAAGTACTGCGTGAGCTTGCGGATCAAGTTGTTTCTGAAATTGGCGAAGTAGATGGAGTACAAAATCCAACTTCTTCGATTTCCGATACACAGCCGGAGCTGAACGTGACGGTTGATCGGGAAGCTGCCGCTCAGCAAGGTTTGACGCATCAGCAAATCATGAGCCAGATTCAAATGGCGTTTAGCGGCCAGGTGGTCATGAACTATCGGGAAGACGGCGATGATATGAACGTACGTCTAACCTTCCCGGAAGATCAACGCAGCACGATCGCCGATTTGGAAAACTTGAACATACAGTCACCGCAAGGCTCGATGATTCCGTTGGATTCAGTGGCCGACTTTGAGCAAATTCAAAGTCCTGCTACGTTGTCCCGGGAAAACCAGCAGCCGCAGGTCAATGTTTCCAGTGACATTTCGGGACGGGACTTGGCCAGCATCAGCGGGGATGTGCAAACAAAACTAGAACAGTTGAACTTCCCGGATGAGTACTCTTATTCAATGGGCGGTGAAGTAGAAGATATGGCTGAGGCATTCTCTGATCTGGCCATAGCGCTGGTATTCTCGATCTTTCTTGTTTATGCCGTAATGGCTGTTCAGTTCGAGAACTTCCTGACACCGCTGGTTATCATGTTCTCCCTTCCGGCTACAGTCGTCGGTATTCTGCTGGGATTGTTCCTTACAGGTAAACCGCTGAGCATCACCGCGTTCATTGGGATCATCATGCTGGCAGGTATTGTCGTCAACAACGCTATTGTGCTGGTCGACTATATCAATATTCTACGGGGACGGGGCATGTCCCGCTTCGATGCCATCCTCGAAGCAGGCGCCAGCAGAATGCGGCCGATTTTGATGACAACCTTGACGACGATTCTCGGAATGGTGCCACTGGCGCTCGGTTTAGGTGAAGGAGCCGAATCCCAGCAGCCGTTGGCCATCACCATCATTTTCGGTCTGGGAATTTCCAGCATTTTCACCTTGCTGTTGATCCCGGTTGTTTACACCTACTTTGATGGATTGTCAGGAAGAATCGTCCGCTTGTTCCGCCGTGACAAAAAGCGGGAGCAAAAGGCTTAA
- a CDS encoding efflux RND transporter periplasmic adaptor subunit: protein MKKFAWPLLALIALVLAACSEQESDNSGEKESVTPVEVEEVTQGDLSVDKQFYGGVTPESTAPVIPPTPGEVESLEVEKGDQVEEGDVIATVKSAEGMGNVDIEAPADGEVTSLEANEGGMVSNSEPLATIVDLDNLLVEVTVTAEDLALFEDNDEAKVQFTSLDKELTATIEYAASVPDDTGLYPVELSFKNEDNDIKPGMTAVVQLAEKVVKDTLLVPTAALVDDSGEAFIYIVKDDQAVEVPVEIVETQSDVTAIEADVAEGDTVVVKGQLTLTDGGQVSIKKEEQ from the coding sequence ATGAAAAAATTCGCATGGCCGCTGCTGGCACTGATTGCCCTGGTACTGGCAGCTTGTTCTGAACAGGAATCTGATAACAGCGGGGAAAAAGAAAGCGTCACTCCCGTTGAAGTGGAGGAAGTAACACAAGGGGACTTATCCGTTGATAAACAATTTTATGGCGGGGTAACACCCGAATCCACAGCACCCGTCATTCCTCCGACACCTGGTGAAGTAGAATCGTTAGAAGTGGAAAAAGGCGACCAGGTGGAAGAGGGCGATGTCATTGCCACCGTCAAATCTGCGGAAGGGATGGGAAACGTCGACATCGAAGCGCCAGCAGACGGAGAAGTTACTTCGCTTGAAGCAAACGAAGGGGGAATGGTCTCCAACTCCGAACCACTTGCCACGATCGTCGATTTGGATAATCTATTAGTGGAAGTGACCGTTACCGCAGAAGACCTGGCATTATTTGAGGATAACGACGAAGCGAAGGTGCAGTTTACCAGTTTGGACAAAGAATTGACTGCGACGATTGAATATGCTGCGTCGGTTCCGGACGATACCGGCTTGTATCCTGTCGAATTGTCATTTAAAAATGAAGACAACGATATCAAACCAGGCATGACTGCGGTAGTCCAATTGGCTGAAAAAGTAGTCAAGGATACGTTGCTTGTTCCGACCGCAGCCCTGGTGGATGACAGTGGGGAAGCATTTATCTATATCGTGAAAGATGACCAGGCAGTGGAAGTGCCTGTGGAAATAGTCGAAACCCAATCGGATGTGACAGCGATTGAAGCAGATGTTGCTGAAGGGGATACAGTGGTTGTCAAAGGCCAGCTCACCCTAACTGATGGCGGGCAAGTCAGCATCAAGAAGGAGGAGCAATAA
- the fabZ gene encoding 3-hydroxyacyl-ACP dehydratase FabZ — MVDINEIKDIIPHRYPFLLVDEVTEIEEGKRVVGKKNVTINEPFFQGHFPDYPVMPGVLIVEALAQVGAVVILNKEENKGKIGFLAGLDKCRFKRQVKPGDQLRLEVEIIKLKGPIGKGKAVATVDGETVCEAEIMFAIK, encoded by the coding sequence ATAGTGGATATTAATGAAATCAAGGACATTATTCCGCATCGTTACCCATTTTTATTGGTGGATGAAGTAACCGAAATTGAAGAGGGCAAGCGAGTAGTCGGCAAAAAAAACGTGACCATCAATGAACCGTTTTTCCAGGGGCATTTCCCTGACTATCCTGTCATGCCGGGTGTATTGATCGTCGAGGCATTGGCACAGGTAGGAGCTGTTGTGATCCTTAACAAAGAAGAGAACAAAGGAAAAATTGGTTTCTTAGCCGGTCTTGATAAATGTCGATTCAAACGGCAAGTAAAACCGGGTGACCAATTACGACTGGAAGTGGAAATCATCAAACTAAAAGGGCCGATTGGAAAAGGAAAAGCGGTCGCGACCGTCGACGGCGAAACAGTCTGCGAAGCAGAAATCATGTTCGCCATCAAATAA
- a CDS encoding lmo0937 family membrane protein translates to MLWTILGIILAIWLLGFIFNVVGGIIHILLVIAVIVLVIKFIRGRTTS, encoded by the coding sequence ATGCTTTGGACCATATTGGGCATCATCCTGGCGATATGGCTGCTCGGCTTTATTTTTAACGTAGTCGGCGGCATTATCCATATCCTATTGGTGATCGCTGTCATCGTACTAGTTATAAAATTCATCCGTGGACGGACCACATCTTAG
- a CDS encoding DNA-directed RNA polymerase subunit beta: MQTNNPTKEVNQGPAKRKEFKQQKKQQKSAANQSADKKKETPDQKKEKRTGKLPKARRRIFPIWLRLVVVFVLCGLALICGLMFGYGVLGDGKPTEALEVSTWEHIVNIVTGKKE; the protein is encoded by the coding sequence ATGCAAACGAACAATCCGACAAAAGAAGTGAATCAAGGTCCAGCCAAGCGCAAGGAGTTCAAACAGCAGAAAAAGCAGCAAAAGTCTGCTGCAAACCAGTCCGCTGACAAGAAAAAAGAAACTCCGGACCAAAAAAAAGAAAAAAGAACAGGGAAGCTACCAAAGGCGAGGCGCCGAATTTTCCCGATTTGGCTGCGGCTGGTGGTAGTGTTTGTGCTGTGTGGGTTGGCATTGATTTGCGGGTTGATGTTCGGCTATGGCGTATTAGGAGACGGAAAACCTACAGAAGCACTGGAAGTATCAACGTGGGAACACATCGTCAACATCGTAACAGGCAAAAAAGAATAA
- a CDS encoding flagellar hook-basal body protein, translating to MSRIGIQAAVTMGQLQNKLDLIGNNLANTNTNGYKSRQANFSSLLFQQIDNLSDPANAEGRLTPDGLRVGSGAKLGHTNADLSAGSLQETGRALDVALLDDNQLFQVQVTENGVSETRFTRAGSFYLNPLENGQVMLTNQDGNPILGENGPLTFADGFEDIQITGNGIIEVTRNGQTAQEGRLAVVEAVRPRVLEPTGDNSFRLPDLDALNYQEGEIIQQVGENDLRVKTSSLESSNVDISKQMTDMLLTQRSYQFNARSISMNDQMAGLVNQLR from the coding sequence ATGAGTAGAATCGGGATACAGGCAGCGGTCACGATGGGGCAGCTGCAAAATAAATTGGATTTGATTGGAAATAACCTGGCGAATACGAATACCAATGGTTATAAAAGCCGTCAGGCAAATTTTTCTTCCTTATTGTTTCAGCAAATCGACAACTTGTCAGACCCGGCTAATGCTGAAGGCCGCTTGACACCGGATGGATTGCGGGTCGGGTCCGGCGCGAAGCTTGGTCATACCAATGCAGACTTGTCTGCCGGCTCCCTTCAGGAAACGGGGAGGGCACTGGACGTGGCACTGCTTGATGACAATCAGCTATTTCAAGTGCAAGTGACGGAAAATGGCGTGAGTGAAACAAGGTTTACCCGTGCCGGTTCCTTTTATTTGAACCCATTGGAAAATGGTCAGGTTATGCTCACCAATCAGGATGGTAATCCGATTTTGGGAGAAAACGGACCGTTGACTTTTGCTGACGGGTTTGAAGACATACAGATAACGGGTAATGGAATAATTGAAGTTACTCGGAACGGACAAACAGCACAGGAAGGAAGGCTGGCGGTTGTAGAAGCGGTACGTCCCCGTGTGCTAGAACCAACGGGAGATAACAGTTTCCGCCTTCCGGATTTGGACGCATTGAATTACCAGGAGGGGGAAATCATTCAGCAAGTCGGCGAAAATGATTTGCGCGTGAAAACCAGTTCTCTGGAGAGTTCCAATGTGGACATTTCCAAGCAAATGACTGATATGCTGCTGACACAGCGTTCTTACCAATTCAATGCCCGATCGATTTCCATGAATGATCAAATGGCAGGATTGGTAAACCAACTGCGGTAA
- a CDS encoding flagellar hook-basal body protein — protein MLRGYYTAASGMLAQQRRQEALSNNIANAQTPGYKQDQATLKAFPELLLQRMEEQNVPTSRNLSRAMPTTIGSINSGVYVQENIPDFSQGDLQETGISTDMALVNGNLPDENGSLFFTLQNGEGEERLSRNGNFTVDGDGFLVSNQGFYVLDQAGNPIQTNNMEFNVTEEGTVQIDGQNIPLGIAYAADANSLIKEGENVFQMAEGVDPAVDGRAAAGVTFSVQQGALEGSNVDSLRSMTDMMEAYRSFETNQKVLKAYDSSMEKAVNEIGRVR, from the coding sequence TTGTTAAGAGGATATTATACAGCAGCTTCCGGAATGCTGGCGCAACAGCGAAGGCAGGAGGCATTGTCCAACAATATTGCCAATGCACAAACGCCCGGCTACAAGCAGGATCAAGCCACGTTGAAAGCATTTCCTGAGTTGTTGTTGCAGCGGATGGAAGAGCAGAACGTACCGACGAGTCGTAACTTGAGCAGAGCGATGCCGACGACGATCGGCTCTATCAATTCAGGTGTCTATGTACAGGAAAACATCCCGGATTTTAGCCAGGGAGATTTGCAAGAGACTGGTATCTCAACGGACATGGCGCTTGTGAATGGGAATCTGCCTGATGAAAACGGCAGTCTATTCTTCACCTTGCAAAATGGGGAAGGAGAAGAGCGCTTGTCCCGGAATGGCAACTTTACCGTTGACGGCGATGGCTTTCTTGTTTCCAATCAAGGTTTTTATGTATTGGATCAAGCCGGCAATCCGATTCAGACCAACAACATGGAATTTAACGTAACAGAGGAAGGGACCGTGCAGATCGACGGGCAAAACATTCCGCTGGGCATTGCTTATGCGGCAGATGCCAATTCTTTGATCAAGGAGGGCGAGAATGTCTTCCAGATGGCTGAAGGAGTCGATCCGGCTGTTGATGGCAGAGCCGCAGCGGGCGTCACCTTTTCGGTTCAGCAGGGTGCACTGGAAGGTTCCAACGTGGATTCCTTGCGGTCGATGACGGACATGATGGAAGCGTACCGCTCTTTTGAAACCAATCAAAAAGTCTTAAAAGCATATGATTCGAGTATGGAAAAAGCCGTCAATGAAATCGGCCGAGTAAGATAA
- a CDS encoding rod shape-determining protein produces MFSRDIGIDLGTANVLIHVKGKGIVLNEPSVVAMDRNSGKVLEVGDAARRMVGRTPGNIEAIRPLKDGVIADFDVTEAMLRYFINKINARGFLSKPRMLICCPTNITKVEQKAIKEAAEKSGGKKIYLEEEPKVAAIGAGMDIFQPSGNMVVDIGGGTTDVAVLSMGDIVTAQSIKMAGDKFDHEILNYVKKKYKLLIGERTAEDIKINVATVFPGARDESIDIRGRDMVSGLPRTITIHSAEIEEALRESVSLIVQAAKTVLEHTPPELSADIIDRGVILTGGGALLHGFDQLLADQLKVPVLLADEPMNCVARGTGIMLENIDKIDKKSIV; encoded by the coding sequence ATGTTTTCTAGGGACATTGGAATAGATCTTGGGACAGCGAACGTGTTAATCCACGTAAAAGGAAAAGGAATCGTACTAAATGAACCCTCGGTAGTGGCCATGGACCGCAACTCGGGAAAAGTGTTGGAAGTAGGAGACGCTGCGCGGCGTATGGTCGGACGTACCCCGGGCAATATTGAGGCTATTCGGCCGCTAAAAGATGGGGTCATTGCCGATTTTGATGTGACAGAAGCGATGTTGAGATACTTTATCAATAAAATAAATGCACGCGGCTTTTTATCGAAGCCCCGGATGCTGATTTGCTGCCCGACCAACATTACCAAGGTAGAGCAGAAAGCAATCAAAGAAGCTGCTGAAAAATCTGGCGGCAAGAAAATATACTTAGAAGAAGAACCGAAAGTGGCAGCCATCGGAGCTGGTATGGATATTTTCCAGCCGAGCGGAAACATGGTTGTAGACATAGGTGGCGGGACCACGGATGTAGCAGTCCTTTCGATGGGAGATATTGTAACCGCTCAATCGATTAAAATGGCCGGGGACAAATTTGACCACGAAATCCTTAATTATGTGAAGAAAAAGTATAAGCTGTTGATTGGGGAACGTACGGCAGAGGATATCAAGATCAATGTAGCGACAGTTTTCCCTGGAGCTCGTGATGAAAGCATCGATATCCGCGGACGCGACATGGTGTCTGGACTTCCACGCACCATCACCATTCATTCAGCGGAAATTGAAGAAGCGCTGCGCGAATCAGTCTCTTTGATCGTCCAGGCAGCCAAAACGGTGTTAGAGCATACCCCGCCTGAGCTGTCGGCAGATATTATCGACCGCGGAGTTATTCTCACTGGTGGCGGTGCATTGCTTCACGGATTCGATCAGTTGCTGGCTGACCAATTGAAAGTGCCTGTACTGCTGGCGGATGAGCCGATGAATTGTGTAGCCAGAGGAACAGGTATCATGCTGGAAAATATCGATAAAATCGATAAGAAAAGCATCGTGTAA
- the spoIIID gene encoding sporulation transcriptional regulator SpoIIID: MHDYIKERTIRIGKYIVETRKTVRVIAKEFGVSKSTVHKDLTERLPEINPELANEVKTVLDHHKAIRHLRGGEATKLKYSINTTEADTPAEPVS; the protein is encoded by the coding sequence GTGCATGACTACATCAAAGAGAGAACTATCAGGATTGGGAAGTACATTGTAGAGACCAGGAAGACAGTTAGAGTGATAGCGAAAGAGTTCGGGGTATCAAAAAGCACGGTCCATAAAGATTTAACGGAAAGGCTGCCGGAAATCAATCCGGAGCTGGCGAATGAAGTAAAAACGGTTTTGGACCACCATAAAGCAATCCGCCATCTCCGCGGCGGCGAAGCTACAAAGTTAAAATACAGTATTAACACGACAGAAGCAGATACTCCTGCGGAACCAGTAAGTTAA
- a CDS encoding AimR family lysis-lysogeny pheromone receptor, with protein MLNKHMTIEDYVNTIRMDHTEDEVVHMTRLFCMDSTSDYVKRTGMEFLYMNGFFQELDMLLLQNKQSVNPINRKWAYLYELFVLRKQGAKPKHELLEKVHQMKTNIAELNCLVGFMKIYLYYDLNEFEKLGDYLDHQSELISEIEDSFLTSLFFVRLNETLFTYYWKRNELILARKYAFQVLTYPYCQERKANIHMHLGLSYLYENYLQCIYHLEEAKRIATLYNKTTLIKAIEQQNYPFISAHFGVVDGVTTTDPSEQAHLAIARGDMEEAKRILKSISLESPFRKYYLGLAEQDKGILLRAYNDFIVKRSDYFFSRLPLLAINNSRFKNDA; from the coding sequence ATGTTAAATAAACACATGACTATAGAAGACTATGTAAATACTATTCGCATGGATCACACGGAAGACGAGGTTGTTCATATGACAAGGCTTTTTTGCATGGACTCGACATCCGACTATGTGAAAAGGACAGGCATGGAATTTCTTTATATGAATGGTTTCTTTCAGGAATTGGATATGTTACTTCTACAAAATAAACAAAGCGTTAATCCTATTAATCGGAAATGGGCCTACCTCTATGAACTCTTCGTCCTTCGTAAGCAAGGCGCCAAGCCGAAACACGAGTTGCTGGAAAAAGTGCATCAAATGAAAACGAATATCGCAGAACTGAATTGTTTAGTCGGCTTTATGAAAATCTATCTCTACTATGACTTAAATGAATTTGAAAAACTGGGTGATTACCTGGATCATCAGTCTGAACTCATCAGCGAGATAGAGGATTCCTTTTTAACCTCACTCTTTTTCGTCCGCCTCAATGAGACCTTATTTACATACTACTGGAAAAGAAACGAGTTAATTTTGGCAAGAAAGTATGCATTTCAGGTTTTAACTTATCCTTATTGCCAGGAGAGAAAAGCTAATATTCACATGCACCTAGGTTTGAGTTATTTATATGAAAACTATCTCCAATGTATCTATCACTTGGAGGAAGCAAAACGTATCGCCACTCTCTACAATAAAACCACTCTTATCAAGGCAATAGAACAACAAAACTACCCCTTCATTTCGGCTCATTTTGGAGTTGTTGATGGAGTTACCACCACTGATCCAAGTGAACAAGCTCATTTGGCAATAGCCAGAGGAGACATGGAAGAAGCAAAAAGAATCCTTAAAAGCATTTCCTTGGAATCTCCCTTTCGAAAATACTACCTTGGTTTAGCAGAACAGGACAAAGGAATACTACTTCGTGCTTATAACGACTTTATTGTTAAAAGAAGTGATTACTTTTTCTCACGCCTTCCGTTATTGGCGATAAATAACAGTCGATTTAAAAACGATGCTTGA
- a CDS encoding M23 family metallopeptidase, giving the protein MREENKNVSKNGWKRIFRKKWFFPALYLTMAALLLTGVLWYQSLDTPEQAENDSELDSITENPFDMGEDAEPVLEQQEVIKMPVQEEAQAEIVTKFYDYSADSEDQEKALVLYNNKYYQSTGVDIAAAEGESFDVTASLSGEVVEVKEDPLLGNVVKLSHENEVTTYYASLAEVAVEAGAKVQQGDVIGTAGKNLFGQASGTHVHFELRQGDTPVNPESYFNRQLNELEAESSEEEQNQEEDTQDKDASADEETNSEQDASTEEGTESDEEKTDSEQDQGNVDDSSSTEESSAGDRESSAAMANA; this is encoded by the coding sequence ATGAGAGAGGAAAACAAGAACGTTTCAAAAAATGGATGGAAACGTATCTTTCGTAAGAAATGGTTTTTCCCGGCACTTTACTTGACGATGGCTGCTTTGCTTTTAACAGGAGTTCTATGGTATCAAAGCCTGGATACCCCTGAGCAGGCGGAAAATGATTCCGAGTTGGATAGCATTACCGAAAATCCATTTGACATGGGTGAAGATGCCGAACCAGTGTTGGAGCAGCAGGAAGTAATCAAAATGCCGGTGCAGGAAGAAGCACAAGCCGAGATTGTAACAAAGTTTTATGACTATAGTGCAGATAGTGAAGATCAAGAAAAAGCACTTGTACTATACAACAATAAGTACTATCAAAGCACCGGTGTCGACATTGCTGCAGCGGAAGGAGAAAGTTTTGATGTTACTGCTTCCCTGAGCGGTGAAGTTGTTGAAGTCAAAGAAGATCCGCTTTTGGGTAACGTAGTCAAGCTTTCCCACGAGAATGAAGTCACTACTTACTATGCTAGTCTGGCAGAGGTAGCGGTAGAAGCAGGTGCCAAGGTTCAACAAGGCGACGTTATCGGAACGGCTGGTAAAAATCTATTCGGCCAGGCAAGCGGTACCCATGTACACTTTGAACTGCGCCAGGGTGATACACCAGTCAATCCAGAATCGTATTTCAACCGGCAACTAAATGAGCTGGAAGCGGAGTCTTCTGAAGAAGAGCAAAATCAGGAAGAGGACACACAGGACAAAGACGCTTCTGCAGATGAAGAAACAAACAGCGAGCAGGATGCTTCGACAGAGGAAGGTACTGAATCCGACGAGGAAAAAACTGATTCGGAACAAGACCAGGGAAATGTCGATGACAGCAGCTCAACAGAAGAGTCTTCGGCTGGAGATCGTGAATCTTCCGCAGCAATGGCTAACGCATAA